From the genome of Monomorium pharaonis isolate MP-MQ-018 chromosome 1, ASM1337386v2, whole genome shotgun sequence:
tactcgattttgggaaTTTACTCCgaaatttaggtgtatacgctcaaatcttgagtatttacactaaagatttagtgtttatactcgaacattgagtgtgtacacccaatgattgagtgtttataccaaagtttggatttaaatactgaatatttgaaagtatactctcaacatttggatatgacactcaataaatgagtgtatacttccaacataaagtgtgaacactgaaacattggggatgtacactcaacatctatcggttgaaggtatacacttaatattgagtgtgcactctcaaacattggattagaaaatgttaaataacaacaaaagcaagaaaagcaagttcaaccgagattaaaattaatctgcattggtagaaatggacataaaacgaatatctaaaataaacattcgaCTATAAAGTGTTTAGCaggctttgagtattaatttgaatattactttcaacttagatgtttgccatctaattaagtgttaatttcagtgttattcttaaatttaggattaacattgaaattaacattcaattaaatggcgaacattcaagttgagagtaataacactctaattaaaagtaaattaaagagcgaacactcaagttgagtgtttacattgaattgagtgtttaccctTGTctcaaattatactcaacttgagtatttttttaagtgttattttcagtgttttttttgtaagggatgtattattgttaactgaacaagatttattttctttatattattgtatgttatatataaatgtgtgttacatacatattaaatttgtgcGTGCGCATGcgttgttattaattaaaaatttcctaTATATTCcttatttattgaaaagtaTTATCAAAGAAAGCAACATATTAATatggtataaaaatattgcaagaatattgcaaaaacaaagtgaaatattaataacattgcaacaattataaaatgtctGCTATTTACATTTGGAAACATTGCAATATGAAATACAATATTACGATAAAATATGAAGAATAATAATGCTCTCAAGTATTATGGCACTTGAGAagatttataacaatttttgtcagtgatattacacacacaatgtgtgtgtgtcaaatacaaaaatacgccaatatttttttcttaattgtattattaattctactcattgtattattatattaataatatgttgtgCCCCTGGTCTCAGGACACGGTACGGGATCGCTGCCGATGACTCCTCGGGATCAGGTTGCGTAGAGATAACGCCGAgagtaattataaaagagatGTATTTGTTGCAACGTGTACAGAGTTTAgtgttgtatatttatatataataattaagtataacTATGTGTTTCGACGAGCGACATAGATTCGTCGCTGTATTGATTACTAATGAGCCCACTTGTTCTCTTTTCACGgcgtttatatatgtacaccgCTCTTCGGCCTGTTGCTAGGAGGTATCACTCGCGGTTACAGGACTTTGGCCGTTTGGTCGCACTGCGGGTAGTCTTTATGTAGCGTGTTAGCTGCATCTTACTCCCGAGACAGTTAAGCCATCTGCTCGCCTATCGACGGCGCTGCGCACTAACTGGTGGGAAACAATGCAGCTTTTTCAGATAcatgtacattaaatttactttaaatgtacactaaattttattaatccattGTACcagattgtaatttatttaaaaacggtTAAAACCGgcaatcatttattttaacgtacgCACAGATCGCTTCCAAAACAATTAAGAAGTCGATCTgaaagacaaagaaaaaaatctcgaTAGCATTTGATATGGCGCAAGTGTGGACCCGCACTGGACCGCATTAGGACCGTTCAGTCAAATCCAGACCAGCGCCCgttcaattttatatgaatgcTATGCCATTACTATATCAGACGCGAACATGGCCCTGATGTGGCTCTTTCCAGTTTTTTTGATAAGGCTGTAGCGTGGCAAACTTGCACGGCCCTGACAAGTGTCGTGGCGCCGGCAAGGAAATTTCTACCAGGAGTTTGGCaactgtttatttattttttacaaatgtcaaaacttgtttttaaattttttcttagctTAAACGATTCGGTCCATTTTTGTACTGACGGTAGGTTAGGAAGAATTTTAAGGAAATGCTAGAGAAACAGTATcctcttaaaaaaatagtttttgtaATGAGTTTTTATTCGTAGATCCATTTTTCAGACACGTGCGTCCATTCAATCACTTCCTTTTCACTAAACCATAAATCAATTTCCTTCTTGGCTGATTCAACCGAATTGGAGCCATGGATAATACTGCGTCCAACTTGTATGCAAAAATCGCCACGAATTGTGCCTGGCACAAAATCTTTAGGATTTGTATCGGCCACCATCACGCGGCCAATTTTCACGACATTTAAGCCTTCCCAGACCTAAAACAGCGGTTACATGTAAATACTACTATACGTGTACGATGCGTATAAATAttcctaaaattttttcaatggaCATAATTGATGTTCAGGCTTAAATTTGTtgtcatatatattaaattatacagaGGATATTTAGATATAACAACAAATAGAACAACCAAATAGGTAACaacaaatagaaatttaaggaataataaatgattaaataagaCAACAATAGAATATCAAAaactgtaattaatattttattttttacttattcaattttctataaaaaaaagttaaaatgttagaaaacaaaaaatgtctcATTTTAACCCTTTAAGAGACACATTTTTTCTAGCAATTATGTCGGATAGCTCTTGTCGCATCTATATGTTTTAGATCATGCTAAaaccgaatccaaggtcaaaatttaaaaattcaatatggcaAATCTAATACGGCGGatgttaaacataaaaattcaaaatttgggaataaaaataatatagccatattcttcataaaatttgtaataaaaaatatctgtcTCGGTTTTTTGCTAAAATGCAtagtttttgataaaaaaattcccagaattatattctttaaatcattttattcgatattttgtagccgccattttgaattttacatttttcttggtCATTTTCGTAATCAACAACCCAAATAACCATCGATATTTaagtacaaatataaattctatacaactgacttataaattaagtgaATCAATCAATTTCATATGCTGAAAATACCATTTTTGCaacatattttgttgaatacaAAATAGTAACAATGTACTTTCTGCAACTTCAACTTAATATAACTTAGTTTATCATCTCTAGAATCTAGAATTATAGTTTGGaagtttatttacatttaaaagctTCTAGAACATCGtaaaaaaatagcatttttCGGTATTGTTTGTTTGATAACAATTGCAAAATACATGATTGATGCAAAACTCGTATAGTGCATAGTTCTATCATTAACAAGTATAAAACAGTTTATTTCACGATTGTGCGACAGTACAATGTGATTGTGTAACAGATCTCAGTTATCaaaaaaaatcgaagaaaATGAGGTGGAAAGTATACTTTCCAGCGCCCCTGAAAGggtttattgtatatatatgacaATCTTCtccaaacatataataaatacttatataaagaCAAAGTTGTaagatttgtttaatattttaagattccaattaaaagagaaaaactaTATAACTATGCAGACTTATTTAATTCTTGTAACAATTTAAACTTACTCTTTATCTCATGTTTGTTAAGTTAGCACCCCCACcacaaaaattagaaaaaataattatgcagaaaTTATGTGCTCTTTATGTGCTAATTTTGTGCTGCATTCGTGATTTTTGTGCTCAAGCGGTTTAGCGGGAAATCGTAAATGAAAATGGGGGTGCTAGCTTAACATAAGTTAGCACCCCCACTCATTGAAATTATACGcaagacaaaaaaattactatggtagaATTATGTGCTTTTTATGTGCTTTTAAACgcattaaatgaaattaacttatctgtaataatttagaaaatatacaacaaaaaaGATCAATATATCACAAATACCAGAGTAAAGTGCCAGTTAAAATAGAGATAGCGAAGTGATTCTCGTCTCAAAatctttctacatttttatgcTTCTAACATAGGTACAACAGAATTTTTGTGCTCATCCTCACTGGCCGAGAATCCATCCCCAACGTGAATTTGCAAGAGTAAAGTGCcagttaaaataaagatagcgAAGTGATTCTCgtctcaaaatttttctatatttatgtgcttttaaaatatgcaCAACAGGATTTTTGTGCTCACCTCCAGCGTTCGAGAAACCACCCCCCCCCAACTAACTTTTTTAACGAAGAAACTATGCATTaaggaatataaataaaatttatgtcgaaaaaatgttgaaacattattattttgcctTATTTCCTTATATCTCTTTACAATGTACATaaacaaatcatatttaaGTAATTCAATGAAGTTGtactaattttgcaataaataattatttaagaaatcagTTGTTTAAAATGTCAGTTGAGTATATTGGTTAAACTGTTCGTTAAGATgtcatataactttttaaagctctttcagaaatattgttttataagaaaatgttaaGGGATACGGAATGTAACGTTTGATACAGAGggaaagaattaaaacataaaaattgaataaacgtgtacatatataatataattttattaatatgtatataagtagACATATGTTATGCGTGTATGTTTGTGTGAGTGTTTactaaaaatctttattaaagataatctGAAACTTACTGGAAAACTGATATTTCTGAAAGATTCTAATTAATCAATAGTTATCTGTTCAAAGTGATTTAAGGCAACGATCACATAACTTTTTCCTTAAGGTAGAAAggtaaaaaatgcaaaaaaatgataaaatttttcttgaccGCGACCACGTTGCTAATCCTcgattgtatttattttttacatatctatcttaaaggaaaaaataacatGATTGCTACCTTAAACTCACATTTGCACAAGTAACTACTGATTTGTTAGAATCCTTTCTTAACCTCTACAAATGATCAGTAATGTTAGCAGGTTAAATATTCTATTCAACAAATCAAACGGCTAATGGTTTGACATGATCATTCGCTACACAAATGATTTGTTGAAAGAATCGAAGAATGTTAGTAGTCTTTATGGTGGTAATTGCTGCCacagcaaataaaaaataaatcaaattcatTCCTCGAACTGCTACATTTGTTGTCACTATAGttacaaatcaaatttattatagtagcttctgttttgttaatttaacaaaaatatttctctcagtgcgcacacgcacacattaACACTCACACTCACACAAACATACACGCATAACATATGTctacttatatacatattaataaaattatattatatatgtacacgtttattcaatttttatgttttaattctttccCTCTGTATCAAACGTTACATTCCGTATCCCttaacattttcttataaaacaatatttctgaaagagctttaaaaagttatatgacATCTTAACGAACAGTTTAACCAATATACTCAACTGACATTTTAAACAActgatttcttaaataattatttattgcaaaattagtaCAACTTCATTGAATTACttaaatatgatttgtttATGTACATTGTAAAGAGATATAAGGAAATAaggcaaaataataatgtttcaacattttttcgacataaattttatttatattccttAATGCATAGTTTCTTCGTTAAAAAAGTTagttggggggggggggtggttTCTCGAACGCTGGAGGTGAGCACCAAAATCCTGTTGtgcatattttaaaa
Proteins encoded in this window:
- the LOC118645056 gene encoding nucleoside diphosphate kinase-like, yielding MTENKERTFIMVKPDGVQRGLVGKIIQRFEEKGFKLVAMKMLWPSEELLKKHYADLALRPFFLEFVKYMSSGTVVPMVWEGLNVVKIGRVMVADTNPKDFVPGTIRGDFCIQVGRSIIHGSNSVESAKKEIDLWFSEKEVIEWTHVSEKWIYE